In Candidatus Angelobacter sp., a single genomic region encodes these proteins:
- a CDS encoding TldD/PmbA family protein: protein MPETTLESQTETDLKSLAQDIVRRAMQHGATAAECVIREGDEFSTLVRLGQVETLKESGSKAIGIRVFFGKRSASTHSSDFSRAGLDRMLSSALELAKITSEDPFAGIPEQNQLGVIPGDLDLYSSDVYSLPGQERIAYARRAEKAALDSDPRIKNSDGGSFDAATGHKILANSLGFLGEYRRSYCSVAAVPIAQDENGAMQRDYWFSVARSLGRLESPEQVGKIAAQRTLRRLGARKVKTQQVPIIFDPLVATSILEHIFEGVNGDSVYRGASFLAGKLGQKIAADNVTVIDDGTMVGGFGTSPFDGEGIPTRRTVVIDQGVLASYLLNTYTAKKLNLKTTGNASRGLAGTPGIGPGNYFLQPGSRTPQELIADVKEGLYVTEFLGMGVNLVTGDYSRGASGLWISNGELTYPVEEITVAGNLKDMFMNISEIATDLEFRGSVAAPTLRIDGLTVGGQ, encoded by the coding sequence ATGCCTGAAACTACTCTCGAATCCCAAACCGAAACCGACCTGAAATCCCTTGCCCAGGACATTGTTCGCCGCGCGATGCAGCATGGCGCAACCGCAGCCGAATGCGTCATTCGCGAAGGCGATGAGTTCTCCACTCTGGTCCGCCTCGGACAGGTAGAAACCCTGAAAGAGTCGGGATCGAAAGCCATTGGCATACGCGTGTTCTTTGGCAAGCGCTCCGCCAGCACGCATTCCAGCGACTTCTCTCGCGCAGGCCTCGATCGCATGCTGAGCTCGGCGCTCGAGCTCGCGAAAATCACCTCCGAAGATCCGTTCGCTGGAATTCCCGAGCAGAATCAATTGGGAGTGATCCCCGGCGACCTCGATCTGTACTCCTCTGACGTGTATTCGCTTCCCGGACAGGAGCGCATTGCCTACGCTCGCCGCGCCGAAAAAGCTGCGCTCGACTCCGACCCGCGAATCAAGAACTCTGATGGCGGATCGTTCGACGCAGCCACGGGACACAAAATCCTCGCAAACTCACTCGGGTTCCTTGGCGAATATCGGCGGTCCTATTGCTCGGTTGCGGCGGTCCCGATTGCGCAAGATGAGAACGGCGCCATGCAGCGCGACTACTGGTTCTCCGTCGCGCGCAGTCTGGGAAGGCTTGAATCTCCCGAACAGGTGGGCAAGATCGCTGCGCAACGCACCCTCCGCCGGCTCGGCGCCCGCAAGGTCAAGACGCAACAAGTTCCAATCATCTTTGATCCCCTGGTTGCGACATCGATCCTCGAACACATCTTCGAAGGCGTCAATGGCGATTCGGTTTATCGCGGCGCCTCGTTTCTCGCGGGAAAGTTGGGCCAGAAAATCGCAGCCGACAACGTCACCGTCATTGACGACGGCACCATGGTCGGTGGTTTCGGCACAAGCCCGTTCGACGGCGAGGGCATTCCGACGCGACGAACTGTGGTCATCGATCAGGGCGTGCTGGCGTCCTACCTGCTGAACACTTACACCGCGAAGAAACTGAACCTGAAGACCACCGGCAACGCCTCGCGCGGGCTGGCCGGAACGCCCGGCATCGGGCCTGGCAATTATTTCCTGCAGCCCGGCTCGCGAACACCACAAGAACTGATCGCCGACGTGAAGGAAGGCTTGTACGTAACAGAGTTCCTGGGCATGGGCGTGAACCTCGTGACCGGCGACTACTCGCGCGGCGCATCCGGTCTGTGGATTTCAAACGGCGAGTTGACCTATCCGGTCGAGGAGATCACGGTCGCCGGCAACCTGAAAGACATGTTCATGAACATCTCGGAAATTGCCACCGATCTCGAATTCCGCGGCTCGGTCGCGGCACCCACGCTCCGCATTGACGGGCTCACCGTCGGAGGCCAGTAA